A part of Paenibacillus sp. sptzw28 genomic DNA contains:
- a CDS encoding sugar phosphate nucleotidyltransferase has product MKLVLLSGGSGKRLWPLSNDSRSKQFLKVLEAPDGNPESMVQRVWRQIQSTGMDHDTYIATSKPQVEILQSQLGHHIPVIVEPERRDTFPAIALAATYLYSVQGVGLNEAIAVLPVDPFVEESFFHKVKQLEAVLENSEADLALIGVKPTYPSEKYGYIIPTETSSIDYESTVFLNVSRFQEKPREEEAAAMIREAALWNCGVFGFKLDYLINLLISMELPIQYDEMLKQYNKLPKISFDYKVVEKANHIVAAPYDGEWRDLGTWNTLTEEMDQKVLGRGIVSEDSLNTHLINELDIPVTVLGLSNVVVATSPDGILVSDKSASPRIKEILNGIDNRPMFEERRWGHYRVVDYIKYAEGNEVLTKRICIKEGRNLSYQFHEKRDEVWTIIAGEGELILNEKMSQLAAGDVVKIPQGSRHSVKAISDLEIIEVQSGSELIEEDIIRLNMAWTEILEKCV; this is encoded by the coding sequence GTGAAACTAGTACTTCTTTCCGGCGGTTCCGGGAAAAGGTTATGGCCGTTATCGAATGACTCCAGATCCAAACAATTCCTTAAGGTGCTGGAGGCTCCGGACGGAAATCCGGAATCGATGGTTCAGCGCGTGTGGCGGCAAATCCAAAGCACCGGTATGGATCACGATACTTATATTGCCACCAGCAAGCCTCAAGTGGAAATTCTGCAAAGTCAATTAGGCCACCATATTCCCGTTATTGTCGAGCCTGAACGAAGAGACACGTTTCCGGCAATCGCCCTTGCAGCCACTTATTTATATTCCGTGCAGGGTGTCGGCCTGAATGAGGCCATAGCCGTCCTGCCGGTTGACCCGTTCGTGGAAGAGTCGTTCTTCCACAAAGTGAAACAGCTTGAAGCTGTGCTCGAGAATTCAGAAGCGGATTTGGCGTTAATCGGCGTCAAGCCGACCTATCCGTCGGAAAAGTACGGATACATCATTCCAACGGAAACATCATCGATCGACTATGAATCGACTGTTTTCTTAAACGTCAGCCGATTCCAGGAGAAACCCCGTGAGGAAGAAGCGGCAGCAATGATCCGTGAAGCTGCCCTTTGGAACTGCGGGGTTTTCGGATTTAAGCTCGATTATTTGATTAATCTGCTTATCTCGATGGAGCTTCCGATCCAATACGATGAGATGCTCAAACAATATAACAAGCTGCCGAAGATCAGCTTCGACTACAAAGTGGTCGAGAAGGCCAACCATATCGTTGCCGCACCTTATGACGGCGAGTGGCGGGACCTTGGGACATGGAACACACTGACTGAAGAGATGGATCAAAAGGTGCTGGGAAGAGGCATTGTTTCCGAAGATTCATTAAATACCCACCTCATCAACGAACTGGATATTCCGGTCACTGTACTTGGCTTATCCAACGTTGTTGTGGCGACAAGCCCGGACGGCATTCTTGTCAGTGATAAGTCCGCAAGTCCGAGAATCAAGGAGATATTAAACGGCATCGATAACCGGCCAATGTTCGAGGAACGGCGCTGGGGGCATTACCGGGTTGTGGATTATATCAAGTACGCAGAAGGTAATGAAGTGCTCACCAAACGAATCTGCATCAAGGAAGGCCGGAACCTAAGCTACCAGTTCCACGAGAAGCGGGATGAAGTGTGGACAATCATTGCAGGTGAAGGTGAGCTTATCCTCAATGAGAAGATGAGCCAGCTTGCAGCCGGCGACGTTGTGAAGATTCCCCAAGGAAGCCGGCACAGCGTCAAAGCGATTTCGGATTTGGAAATCATTGAGGTTCAAAGCGGCTCCGAGCTTATCGAAGAAGATATCATTCGGCTTAATATGGCTTGGACCGAGATTCTAGAGAAATGTGTCTAG
- a CDS encoding asparagine synthase-related protein: protein MSAIAGIIQFDGEPVPIEDGQYIMDALMKYPADCTDTWQERNAFLGCHAGWITPESVHERLPYYDEETMLAITADAIIDNRNELFDRLEVEVNRRKQMTDSALILLAYRKWGQDAPKYLIGDFAFMIWDAGKQLLFGARDLLGSRSLYYHYDRHRFVFCSAISPMFDLPDVSKELHEAWFSEFLAIPHMIETTDVFSTAYRNIMQVPPAHSVLVAGGRVSVSQYGTLVHTDKLQLKSSGEYLEAFREVFKEAVASRLRSHRQVGATLSGGLDSSAVVSIAAKELLKDGKTLHTYSSIPVHDFVDWTDRGSIADERPFIQATVEHVGNIKDNYLDLAGRSPLSEIDDLLDLLEAPYKNFENSFWIKGIYEEAARHQVKVLLTGARGNYTVSWGSAIDYYAILFKKLRWIQFYRELKLFSRQTGIGRSRLLPIIGKYAFPFIQAPVTNEPDVQPLIHPDFARRTGVFEKLQNQDVGLTPSSVNVLEERQNYFRNLAALNLQGTAGAKMSLRYGLTERDPTCDPRLVRFCLSVPFEQYTHNGIGRSLVRRSTENDLPDKVRLNQRTRGIQGADWLHRLQPAWRMFTDEIKQLCNDPAASGMLNVSRIRTSLASVGESPRPDQAFDPDTRFLMRSLIAFRFIKKLQ from the coding sequence ATGAGTGCTATAGCCGGTATCATTCAATTTGACGGAGAACCCGTACCCATCGAAGACGGCCAATATATTATGGACGCCTTAATGAAATATCCAGCCGACTGCACAGACACGTGGCAGGAGAGGAACGCTTTCCTTGGATGCCATGCAGGATGGATTACACCTGAGTCGGTTCATGAGCGGTTGCCTTATTACGATGAGGAAACAATGCTGGCGATAACGGCAGATGCGATCATCGATAACCGAAATGAGCTGTTCGATCGGCTGGAGGTAGAGGTTAACCGAAGAAAACAGATGACGGATAGTGCGCTTATACTGCTTGCTTATCGGAAATGGGGGCAAGATGCTCCAAAGTATTTAATCGGTGACTTTGCGTTCATGATTTGGGATGCGGGTAAACAGCTGCTCTTCGGAGCGCGAGACCTGCTGGGAAGCCGGAGCTTATATTATCATTATGACAGACATAGATTTGTATTTTGTTCAGCAATCTCGCCTATGTTCGATTTGCCGGACGTAAGCAAGGAGCTTCATGAAGCGTGGTTTTCAGAATTCCTGGCTATCCCTCATATGATTGAGACAACTGATGTTTTCTCAACCGCGTATCGCAACATCATGCAAGTTCCTCCGGCTCATTCCGTGTTAGTGGCGGGCGGAAGGGTATCAGTTTCCCAGTATGGGACATTGGTGCACACCGATAAGCTTCAGTTGAAGTCAAGCGGAGAGTATCTCGAGGCTTTTCGCGAAGTGTTCAAGGAGGCGGTAGCATCACGGCTTCGATCGCATCGGCAGGTTGGCGCTACACTAAGCGGCGGACTTGATTCAAGTGCAGTCGTTAGTATCGCGGCGAAGGAACTGCTGAAGGATGGGAAAACATTACATACATATAGTTCGATTCCCGTGCATGATTTTGTAGATTGGACAGATCGAGGTTCGATAGCTGACGAGAGGCCGTTCATTCAAGCAACTGTCGAGCATGTGGGGAACATTAAGGACAATTACCTCGATCTTGCAGGCAGGAGCCCGCTTTCGGAAATCGACGATTTACTCGATCTTCTGGAGGCTCCTTATAAAAACTTTGAAAATTCGTTTTGGATAAAGGGTATTTATGAGGAAGCGGCGCGGCATCAAGTGAAGGTGCTGCTGACGGGAGCGAGAGGCAATTACACGGTTTCATGGGGCTCGGCGATTGATTATTACGCTATATTATTCAAAAAACTGCGCTGGATTCAGTTCTACCGTGAGCTCAAGCTCTTCAGCAGACAGACGGGAATCGGGAGGTCGCGCTTGCTGCCTATCATCGGCAAATATGCTTTTCCCTTTATTCAAGCTCCCGTTACTAACGAACCCGATGTCCAGCCGTTAATTCATCCTGATTTCGCAAGGAGAACGGGCGTATTTGAAAAGCTGCAGAACCAAGATGTAGGACTCACTCCTTCTTCGGTTAATGTGCTCGAGGAGAGGCAAAATTACTTTCGGAACCTGGCAGCCTTGAATCTGCAGGGGACTGCGGGAGCGAAAATGTCGCTGCGCTATGGATTGACGGAGCGGGATCCGACGTGTGATCCGAGATTGGTCCGATTCTGTTTATCCGTTCCCTTTGAACAATATACGCACAATGGCATCGGCCGGTCGCTGGTCCGCAGATCGACCGAGAATGATTTGCCTGACAAAGTAAGGCTGAATCAACGCACACGGGGGATTCAAGGGGCAGACTGGCTGCATCGATTGCAGCCTGCCTGGCGCATGTTCACGGACGAGATAAAACAGCTTTGTAATGATCCTGCTGCATCCGGGATGTTGAATGTAAGCCGGATAAGGACTTCCCTCGCCAGTGTCGGGGAATCGCCAAGGCCGGATCAGGCTTTCGACCCGGATACAAGGTTTCTGATGCGCAGTTTAATCGCATTCCGGTTTATTAAGAAGCTGCAATAA
- a CDS encoding sugar phosphate nucleotidyltransferase: MKGIILAGGTGSRLYPLTKVTNKHLLPVGKYPMIYHSIHKLIAAGIDDILIVTGRDHMGDVVNLLGSGHEFGASFSYKVQDQAGGIAQALGLAQSFVKDEPMLVILGDNVFSDDLTPYVENFKRQGTGAKILLQEVHDPERYGVAELQGNLIVGIEEKPKEPKSAYAVTGIYMYDANVFNFIKTLKPSGRGELEITDVNNAYIQSGNLTYDILSGWWTDAGTHESWAHANELVRNQHFDLSFGKQPAAVK; this comes from the coding sequence ATGAAAGGAATTATTCTTGCAGGCGGAACAGGTTCGAGGTTATATCCATTAACGAAGGTGACCAACAAGCATTTGCTGCCGGTTGGCAAATATCCGATGATCTATCATTCTATACACAAATTGATCGCTGCCGGTATTGACGACATCCTGATTGTCACAGGACGAGACCATATGGGCGACGTCGTTAACCTGCTCGGAAGCGGTCATGAATTCGGCGCGAGTTTCTCCTACAAAGTGCAGGACCAGGCCGGCGGTATCGCGCAGGCTCTTGGTTTGGCGCAAAGCTTTGTGAAGGATGAGCCAATGCTTGTTATTCTCGGCGACAACGTATTCTCGGATGATCTCACACCATACGTCGAGAACTTCAAACGGCAGGGTACGGGAGCAAAAATCTTGCTCCAAGAGGTGCACGATCCCGAGCGTTACGGAGTTGCGGAGCTTCAGGGCAACCTTATCGTCGGCATTGAAGAGAAGCCGAAAGAGCCGAAAAGCGCTTATGCGGTAACGGGTATTTACATGTACGACGCCAATGTTTTCAATTTTATCAAGACATTGAAGCCGTCCGGTCGCGGCGAGCTTGAAATAACTGATGTTAATAATGCATATATTCAATCGGGAAATCTGACCTACGATATTCTCTCAGGCTGGTGGACGGATGCCGGAACACACGAATCTTGGGCGCATGCTAACGAGCTGGTGCGCAACCAGCACTTCGACCTGTCGTTCGGCAAACAGCCTGCGGCTGTGAAATAA
- a CDS encoding UDP-glucose/GDP-mannose dehydrogenase family protein: MKIAVIGTGYVGLVSGVCFSELGNQVICVDKMEHKIEMLRNGEVPIYEPGLQDLLVKNASEGRLSFTTDLLDAVQQSDIIIIAVGTPSLPNGEANLSFIEQVAHDIAQSMNGYKIVVTKSTVPVGTNHRIKQLISKLTNHPFDIVSVPEFLREGSAIKDTFNPDRVVIGTECEAAAERIAELHRPLSDKIVVTDIRSAEMIKYASNAFLATKISFINEIANICEKVGADVTNVAEGMGFDHRIGHSFLKAGIGYGGSCFPKDTQALIQIAGNVDYEFKLLKSVVDVNRDQRFSIISKLETIFGSFSNRTIAIWGLAFKPNTDDVRDAPAIEIIHELVQRGAKIRAYDPIATANFRQWVDHASITWCEDALQAASGADALCLLTEWPEFEQVELSLLQSIMNQPVLIDGRNVFTEEKLASTDFIYSSIGRPNMNRGEILRTALPL; this comes from the coding sequence ATGAAAATTGCTGTTATTGGTACAGGGTATGTCGGGTTAGTTTCGGGGGTATGTTTCTCGGAACTCGGAAACCAGGTCATTTGTGTCGATAAAATGGAACATAAAATCGAAATGCTTCGTAACGGCGAAGTGCCTATATATGAGCCGGGACTGCAGGACCTTCTGGTCAAGAACGCATCAGAAGGACGGCTCTCCTTCACAACGGACTTGCTTGATGCCGTACAGCAATCGGACATTATCATCATTGCGGTGGGAACACCGTCGCTTCCGAACGGGGAAGCTAATCTGAGCTTTATCGAGCAGGTTGCTCATGATATCGCTCAATCGATGAACGGGTATAAAATTGTCGTCACGAAAAGCACGGTGCCTGTCGGAACGAATCATCGGATCAAGCAGCTGATTTCCAAGCTGACGAATCATCCGTTCGATATTGTCTCAGTCCCGGAATTCCTGCGGGAAGGTTCGGCAATTAAGGATACGTTCAACCCGGACCGGGTCGTGATCGGTACGGAATGTGAAGCGGCAGCGGAGCGAATTGCCGAACTTCATAGGCCGCTGTCCGATAAGATCGTTGTAACGGATATTCGCAGCGCGGAAATGATCAAATATGCTTCGAATGCTTTCCTCGCCACCAAAATATCATTTATTAATGAAATAGCGAACATTTGTGAGAAAGTAGGCGCAGATGTGACGAATGTGGCGGAAGGCATGGGCTTCGACCATCGAATCGGACATTCGTTTCTTAAGGCGGGTATCGGATACGGCGGGTCATGTTTCCCGAAAGACACGCAGGCGCTTATCCAAATCGCCGGTAATGTTGATTACGAGTTCAAGCTGTTGAAGTCGGTTGTGGATGTTAACCGCGATCAGCGCTTCAGCATTATCAGCAAGCTGGAAACGATATTTGGTTCCTTCTCAAATCGGACGATTGCAATCTGGGGGCTTGCCTTCAAACCGAACACGGATGATGTCCGGGATGCTCCAGCGATTGAAATTATTCATGAGCTCGTGCAGCGAGGCGCTAAAATTCGCGCGTATGACCCGATTGCAACGGCGAATTTCCGGCAGTGGGTCGATCACGCCTCCATTACATGGTGTGAAGATGCCCTTCAAGCGGCATCCGGCGCCGATGCGCTTTGCCTCTTAACGGAGTGGCCGGAGTTTGAACAGGTGGAGTTGTCTTTACTCCAGAGCATCATGAATCAGCCGGTTCTGATCGATGGCAGAAATGTGTTTACCGAGGAGAAGCTGGCATCTACAGACTTCATTTACAGCTCGATCGGTCGGCCGAATATGAACCGCGGGGAAATTCTTCGCACGGCGCTGCCCCTTTAG
- the rfbD gene encoding dTDP-4-dehydrorhamnose reductase, which produces MSGSTVRSSMAKLRAVVTGAHGQLGRDMVDCLASQGYEVKGYGRTELDITRLDQTKELLTAFSPDVIVHAAAYTKVDLAETEPDDAYVVNGYGSRNLAVVADSLGAKLVYVSTDYVFNGQGTEPYDEFQPTMPINVYGKSKLAGEQFVERFHSRYFIVRTSWVYGKHGNNFVKTMLKLAEERDSLSVVSDQVGCPTYTKDLAECIAELIKTEQYGTYHVSNSGSCSWFEFAQAIFELSGRSVEVKPVSTDQFPRPASRPSYSVFLHKALELGGFSPMRPWKDALADFIEEISYVNKT; this is translated from the coding sequence ATGAGCGGCAGTACGGTGAGAAGCTCTATGGCTAAACTAAGGGCGGTCGTCACCGGCGCACATGGGCAGCTCGGCAGAGACATGGTCGACTGCCTGGCTTCCCAAGGGTATGAAGTGAAAGGGTATGGCAGAACGGAGCTGGATATTACCCGGCTCGATCAGACCAAAGAGCTGTTAACGGCTTTTAGTCCTGATGTTATCGTACATGCAGCTGCTTATACAAAGGTGGACTTGGCGGAGACCGAGCCCGACGATGCGTATGTGGTTAACGGCTACGGCTCCAGGAATCTGGCTGTTGTAGCCGATTCTCTGGGTGCCAAGCTCGTTTACGTGAGCACGGACTATGTATTCAATGGCCAGGGCACAGAGCCGTATGATGAGTTTCAGCCGACAATGCCCATTAACGTGTACGGAAAATCGAAGCTGGCCGGTGAACAGTTCGTCGAACGGTTTCATTCCCGGTATTTTATTGTTCGCACCTCGTGGGTGTATGGAAAGCACGGTAATAACTTTGTGAAGACCATGCTGAAGCTTGCGGAAGAACGCGACTCACTATCGGTTGTGAGTGATCAGGTCGGCTGCCCGACATATACGAAGGATCTGGCGGAATGTATCGCCGAGCTGATCAAGACCGAGCAATACGGCACTTATCATGTATCGAATTCGGGCAGCTGCTCATGGTTCGAGTTCGCACAAGCGATCTTCGAATTATCGGGCCGCAGCGTTGAAGTGAAGCCTGTATCAACGGACCAGTTTCCTCGTCCTGCCAGCCGGCCGTCGTATTCGGTATTTCTGCATAAAGCGCTTGAGCTTGGCGGCTTTAGTCCGATGAGACCCTGGAAGGACGCACTCGCGGATTTTATTGAAGAGATTTCTTATGTAAATAAAACTTAA
- a CDS encoding flippase, whose amino-acid sequence MKKNLFSMASAELAARILAFVLTIVIARNFGASAFGELSVAQIIGTYISILVVFGLNTIGIRELAKNEFAESIVTNIHKIKLAFFLVTNVISVVIYLMASYDPHTKLLVLLYIFSSSLLAVMDLSWVFNGFSMMKYTSLVRIFQQFLFVLLAAALLYFTPLGVLALPISLAISALVTGVYAIYLLKRSKLISSMNFKEMFNFTRFSLDEIKLFTNSGKIFLSAILVQVYTSSGALIVSHYHSAAVVGLYNANLKITILLVAIPSIIVTVLFPLLSGANDGRRKELFNSSLKTMCVIALPISIGGVITSYHLIGLLYGAEYLGASASFKILIIGIFFSFINYVLGYLLISHNSEKMFLRMVIISSVVNMSLNFLLIPRFGIIAASATSVLAELIITIGYSYKIHRLQFFSIEIGWVGRMAFVSLLFAALVMTFNYFTPIIVTLAMSCISYALLVYFFRLMPFIARPKKVLQANAL is encoded by the coding sequence ATGAAAAAAAACCTCTTTTCAATGGCTTCGGCCGAGCTGGCCGCAAGAATTTTGGCGTTTGTGCTGACGATCGTCATCGCAAGGAACTTCGGTGCGAGTGCCTTCGGTGAACTTTCTGTAGCACAAATTATCGGTACGTATATTTCGATCCTGGTCGTCTTTGGTCTGAATACGATCGGGATCCGGGAGCTGGCGAAGAATGAATTCGCGGAATCAATCGTTACCAATATTCACAAGATTAAATTAGCCTTCTTCCTGGTAACAAATGTGATTTCCGTCGTTATTTATCTAATGGCCAGTTATGATCCGCACACCAAGCTGCTTGTACTGCTTTATATCTTTTCCTCTTCGCTGCTGGCGGTTATGGATTTAAGCTGGGTGTTTAACGGATTCTCGATGATGAAATATACATCGCTCGTAAGGATATTCCAGCAGTTTCTGTTTGTGCTATTAGCTGCGGCACTGCTCTACTTTACACCGCTGGGAGTACTCGCTCTGCCGATTTCACTGGCAATCAGCGCATTGGTGACGGGCGTTTACGCGATCTACCTGCTTAAGCGATCCAAGCTAATCAGCAGCATGAACTTTAAAGAGATGTTTAATTTCACCCGTTTTTCACTGGATGAGATAAAGCTGTTTACAAACAGCGGAAAAATATTTCTCTCGGCAATTCTTGTTCAGGTGTATACAAGCTCCGGCGCATTAATCGTCAGTCACTATCACAGCGCTGCAGTGGTCGGACTATACAATGCCAACTTGAAAATAACCATCCTTTTAGTCGCGATTCCAAGTATTATCGTCACGGTTCTATTCCCCCTCCTGTCGGGAGCAAACGACGGGAGAAGGAAGGAATTGTTTAATTCCTCGTTGAAGACGATGTGCGTCATCGCTCTTCCGATCTCGATCGGGGGAGTCATAACGTCCTATCATCTCATCGGCTTGCTCTACGGGGCGGAGTACCTGGGTGCTAGTGCCAGCTTTAAAATATTGATAATAGGGATATTCTTCAGCTTCATCAACTATGTGCTGGGTTATCTGTTAATCTCCCATAACTCGGAGAAAATGTTTCTCCGAATGGTCATCATCTCATCTGTGGTTAACATGTCGCTTAACTTTCTGCTCATACCGCGTTTTGGGATTATTGCTGCATCTGCAACATCGGTCCTTGCGGAGCTAATCATCACGATTGGTTATTCGTATAAGATTCACCGGCTGCAGTTTTTTAGTATAGAGATCGGATGGGTCGGCCGAATGGCTTTCGTCAGCTTACTGTTTGCTGCGCTTGTCATGACGTTCAATTATTTCACGCCGATTATCGTTACATTAGCGATGAGCTGCATCTCGTATGCCCTTCTCGTGTACTTCTTCAGATTAATGCCCTTTATCGCCAGACCTAAAAAGGTGCTCCAAGCTAATGCTTTATAA
- the rfbC gene encoding dTDP-4-dehydrorhamnose 3,5-epimerase → MKIIRTKLDGVLIIETDVFGDHRGFFTESYNKSRFHEAGITHDFIQDNHSYSAEAGTLRGLHYQLSPKAQTKMVRAIAGAIYDVVVDIRRDSPTFGEWVGVIISESNKRQILVPKGFAHGFCTLVPHTQVLYKVDELYSKDHDRGILWSDPDLAIDWPMGNVVLSEKDKVHPLLRDAENNYTV, encoded by the coding sequence GTGAAGATTATTCGAACCAAGCTGGATGGCGTTCTCATTATAGAAACAGACGTATTCGGAGACCATCGGGGCTTCTTTACGGAAAGCTATAATAAATCCCGGTTTCATGAAGCAGGCATAACGCACGATTTTATTCAAGATAACCATTCTTACTCGGCGGAGGCCGGTACGCTGCGCGGCTTGCATTATCAGCTGAGTCCCAAGGCTCAAACGAAAATGGTTCGAGCCATTGCCGGTGCAATTTATGATGTTGTCGTCGACATCCGCAGAGATTCGCCGACATTTGGAGAATGGGTGGGTGTAATTATAAGCGAGAGCAACAAACGGCAGATTCTGGTGCCCAAAGGTTTCGCGCACGGTTTCTGTACTTTAGTCCCTCATACGCAGGTGCTTTATAAAGTAGATGAGCTGTATTCGAAGGATCATGACCGCGGAATTCTGTGGTCGGACCCTGATTTGGCAATCGATTGGCCGATGGGTAACGTCGTGTTGTCCGAGAAAGATAAAGTGCATCCGCTGCTGAGGGATGCCGAAAACAACTATACGGTATAG
- the rfbB gene encoding dTDP-glucose 4,6-dehydratase: MNILVTGGAGFIGSNFIQYMLNKYPNYQIVNFDKLTYAGNLENLTSVERNGNYHFIKGDICNKQLVDDTVKQFNVDIIVNFAAESHVDRSITEPDIFIKTNVLGTQVLLDAAKDNQLKKYVQISTDEVYGSLGETGYFTEDTPLAPNSPYSASKAGGDLLARAYFETFGMNVNITRCSNNYGPFHFPEKLIPLMVTNALEGKQLPVYGDGLNVRDWLHVMDHASAIDLVIHDGKPGEVYNIGGHNERRNIDIVKLILGLLGKSEDLIRYVEDRKGHDRRYAIDPTKLTNELGWQPKYTFETGIKETVQWYLDNEDWWTRIKNGAYTNYYERQYGEKLYG; the protein is encoded by the coding sequence ATGAATATATTGGTAACTGGTGGAGCGGGCTTTATTGGAAGTAATTTTATTCAATATATGTTGAACAAATATCCCAATTATCAAATTGTTAACTTCGACAAGCTAACTTACGCGGGTAATTTGGAAAATTTGACTTCTGTAGAACGCAATGGCAATTACCATTTTATAAAGGGAGATATTTGCAACAAGCAGCTGGTGGACGATACGGTCAAGCAGTTTAATGTTGACATCATCGTCAATTTTGCCGCAGAGTCTCATGTTGACCGGAGCATAACAGAGCCGGATATCTTCATAAAAACAAACGTACTTGGTACGCAGGTGCTGCTCGATGCGGCGAAGGATAACCAGCTTAAGAAGTATGTGCAGATCTCGACCGATGAAGTTTACGGTTCCCTTGGCGAAACGGGGTACTTCACGGAAGACACGCCGCTTGCGCCGAACAGCCCATATTCCGCAAGCAAAGCGGGAGGCGATCTTCTCGCAAGAGCGTATTTCGAGACGTTCGGGATGAACGTTAATATTACGCGGTGCTCGAATAACTACGGACCGTTTCATTTTCCGGAGAAATTGATTCCTCTGATGGTGACGAACGCGCTTGAGGGCAAGCAGCTGCCGGTTTATGGGGACGGCCTTAATGTCAGGGATTGGCTTCATGTGATGGACCACGCTTCCGCTATCGATCTTGTGATTCATGACGGGAAGCCTGGAGAAGTCTACAACATCGGCGGACATAACGAACGCCGCAACATTGATATCGTAAAGCTCATACTTGGACTGCTTGGCAAATCCGAGGATCTGATCCGTTATGTCGAGGACCGCAAAGGTCATGACCGCCGTTATGCGATTGATCCGACGAAGCTGACAAACGAGCTGGGCTGGCAGCCGAAATATACGTTTGAAACGGGCATTAAGGAAACCGTTCAGTGGTATCTCGATAACGAGGACTGGTGGACACGAATCAAGAACGGCGCATATACCAACTATTATGAGCGGCAGTACGGTGAGAAGCTCTATGGCTAA
- a CDS encoding aldolase has translation MIPTVKKTIYTAFGLRLTSDIPLPELSIARDDDIHADIEIMIADLPKFWNDEVSEANHLSYAVRDHQIFFHIPKAAAFCIQEGKRIIVSPMMGSDMNKVRLFLLGSCMGALLMQRRILPLHGSAVVIDGKAYAFVGESGAGKSTLAAAFLSKGFPLLSDDVIPISLSADGASPVVSPAYPQQKLWQESLVNLDMDTNLYSPLTHEVEKFAVPVSSQFYAESVPLAGVFEVLKLENGETEIRRIQKLERFRIFNCHTYRNFLIPLLELEEWHFTFCLNLINHAAVYQLRRLDSGFTAHDLAAQILDTISEGA, from the coding sequence ATTATACCTACTGTGAAGAAAACGATTTATACTGCCTTCGGCTTGCGGCTCACAAGCGATATCCCGCTTCCGGAATTGTCTATCGCGAGAGATGATGATATTCACGCGGATATCGAAATTATGATCGCGGATTTACCGAAATTCTGGAATGATGAAGTGTCAGAGGCGAATCATTTAAGCTATGCAGTACGGGATCATCAAATTTTCTTTCATATCCCCAAGGCGGCAGCCTTCTGTATCCAGGAAGGGAAAAGGATAATCGTTTCACCTATGATGGGCTCGGACATGAACAAGGTGCGTCTATTTTTACTTGGAAGCTGTATGGGAGCGTTATTGATGCAGCGGAGAATACTGCCTTTGCACGGCAGCGCAGTCGTTATCGACGGGAAGGCTTACGCATTCGTAGGTGAATCGGGAGCCGGAAAATCAACGCTCGCGGCAGCATTTCTTAGCAAGGGTTTTCCACTGTTAAGCGACGACGTCATTCCCATATCTTTATCCGCTGACGGGGCATCCCCGGTTGTATCGCCGGCTTATCCGCAGCAGAAGCTGTGGCAGGAAAGTCTGGTGAACCTGGATATGGACACCAATCTTTACAGCCCGTTGACACACGAAGTCGAGAAATTCGCGGTACCGGTGTCTTCCCAATTTTATGCCGAATCCGTACCGCTCGCCGGCGTTTTTGAAGTCTTAAAGCTGGAAAACGGAGAAACGGAAATTCGCCGTATTCAGAAGCTTGAGCGGTTTCGTATTTTCAATTGCCATACTTACCGTAATTTCCTCATTCCGCTGCTTGAACTGGAAGAATGGCACTTTACATTTTGTTTGAATCTTATCAATCATGCTGCTGTGTATCAATTACGGCGGCTGGATTCCGGATTTACCGCACATGATTTGGCAGCTCAAATCTTAGACACAATTTCGGAAGGAGCATAA
- a CDS encoding paeninodin family lasso peptide, whose amino-acid sequence MENKKVWETPELEVLNVSETMAGWGLTKVDYTYVNGKLADADIYS is encoded by the coding sequence ATGGAAAACAAAAAAGTATGGGAAACACCTGAGTTGGAAGTACTTAACGTAAGCGAAACAATGGCTGGCTGGGGCTTGACAAAGGTTGACTACACGTACGTAAACGGTAAGCTTGCTGACGCTGATATCTACTCGTAA